In the genome of Hydrogenophaga sp. PBL-H3, the window CACCAGCTGGTCGCGCCCGACGTCGTCTTGCGGCGTGCGGCGCTTCTGCACCTCGGTCAGGCGGTGGTGCAGGGCATCCACCAGCAGTTTGCGGCGTTTCGGCGTGTCCAGCAGGTCGTCCTGCAGGTAGGGATTGCGCTGCACCACCCAGATGTCGCCCAGCACTTCATACAGCATGCGGGCGGAGCGCCCTGTGCGGCGCTCGCCGCGCAGTTCGTTCAACAACGTCCAGGCCCGCTCACCGAGCAGGCGCTGCACGATTTCACGGTCGGAGAACGAGGTGTAGTTGTAGGGAATCTCGCGCAGGCGCGGTGCTTCGTCGGAGGTCACGGCGAAGAGCGAAAGCGGTGTGGGAGCGTTCATGGCTGTGGCAGACGCCAACGTGACAGTAGGGAGCCCAAGATGGTACCGCAGGCCCCATACACCCATCCCTCTTATGGAAACCCCTGTTGTCACCGGCGGGAAACGCCGTTGCAATCGATTCGTCACACGGGGCCCCTACCCTACGGCCTCCCATTCCAAGAAATTCAGGAGCACCCATGAACAAGCCTTTCTTTCCTGTGGCCAGCGCCCTGGCGCTCACCGCCCTCTTGAGCGGCCCGGCCCATGCCCAAACCGAAATCCAGTGGTGGCATTCGATGACGGGTGGCCTGAACGACTGGGTGCTCGACCTGGCCAATGGTTTCAATGCCAGCCAGAAGGAATACAAGATCGTGCCGACCTACAAGGGCACCTATGACGAAACCATGCCGGCGGCCGTGGCGGCCTTCCGTGCCGGCAATGCGCCTCACATCCTTCAGGTGTATGAGGTCGGCACCGCGACCATGATGGCCGCCAAAGGTGCCATCGTGCCGGTGGGCAAGGTGCTGGCCGACGCCGGCTACAAGTTCGACTCCAAGGCCTACATCCCCGCGGTGGTGGGCTACTACACCGCCCCCAACGGCCAGATGCTGAGCTTCCCGCTCAACAGCTCGACCACCGTCTTCAATTACAACAAGGACCTGTTCAAGAAAGCCGGCCTGGACCCGAACAGCCCGCCCAAGACCTGGCCTGAGGTGGTGCTGGCTGCAGCCAAGCTCAAGGCATCGGGCGTGAGCTGCCCCTTCACGACCAGCTGGCAGGGCTGGACCCAGCTCGAGAGCTTTTCGACCTGGCACAACACCGAGTTCGCCACCAAGGGCAACGGCTTTGGCGGCACCAGCGCGCGGCTGAACTTCAACAGCCCGCTGCACGTGCGCCACATCGAGAACCTGGCCAACATGGCCAAGCAGGGCCTGTTCGTCTACCGCGGCCGCGGCAACGCCGCCGATGCACCGTTCTACTCGGGCGAATGCGCGATGGCCACGGCCTCGTCGTCGACCTACGCCAGCATCAAGAAGAACGCCAAGTTCGACTTCGGCATTGCCCCGCTGCCCTACTACCCAGACGTGGCCGGCGCGCCGCAGAACACCGTGATCGGCGGCGCCTCGCTGTGGGTCATGGCGGGCAAGAAGGCGCCCGAATACAAGGGCGTGGCTGAATTCTTCAACTACCTGACCAACGCCGAGATCCAGGCCAAGAGCCACCAGCGCACCGGCTACCTGCCGATCACGCTGGCCTCGTTCGAAGCCACCGAAAAAGCCGGCTTCTACAAGCAGAACCCAGGCACGGACGTGGCCGTGAACCAGATGATCCGCAAGACCACCGAGAAGTCGCGCGGCATCCGCCTGGGCAACTTCGTGCAGATCCGGGCGATCGAGGACGAGGAGCTGGAGCAGGTCTGGGCCGGCAAGAAATCCGCCAAGGAAGCGCTGGACAGCGCGGTCAAGCGCGGCAACGAATTGCTGGTGCGCTTCGAGGCGGCCAACAAGAACTGAGTCCCCGGGGTGGCACCGAGAACCACTCCGCCCCTTGAGCTTCTTTACAGTCCGAGGGGACCTAACCCACCATAACGGCCCGCATGGCTTCTGAAAAACGCGTCGTTTTCCG includes:
- the ugpB gene encoding sn-glycerol-3-phosphate ABC transporter substrate-binding protein UgpB yields the protein MNKPFFPVASALALTALLSGPAHAQTEIQWWHSMTGGLNDWVLDLANGFNASQKEYKIVPTYKGTYDETMPAAVAAFRAGNAPHILQVYEVGTATMMAAKGAIVPVGKVLADAGYKFDSKAYIPAVVGYYTAPNGQMLSFPLNSSTTVFNYNKDLFKKAGLDPNSPPKTWPEVVLAAAKLKASGVSCPFTTSWQGWTQLESFSTWHNTEFATKGNGFGGTSARLNFNSPLHVRHIENLANMAKQGLFVYRGRGNAADAPFYSGECAMATASSSTYASIKKNAKFDFGIAPLPYYPDVAGAPQNTVIGGASLWVMAGKKAPEYKGVAEFFNYLTNAEIQAKSHQRTGYLPITLASFEATEKAGFYKQNPGTDVAVNQMIRKTTEKSRGIRLGNFVQIRAIEDEELEQVWAGKKSAKEALDSAVKRGNELLVRFEAANKN